A genomic segment from Microaerobacter geothermalis encodes:
- the hemW gene encoding radical SAM family heme chaperone HemW, producing the protein MVHSVYIHIPFCTNKCFYCDFNSYVTRDEKLVWDYLYALRKEMNITVNQSPPSEIKTIFVGGGTPSILNPEQMEFFLLSVQEFFPRVQSAEYTIEANPGTLTKEKLTVMKKGGVNRLSLGVQSFQNVLLKELGRIHDRDQVFESIRLARQLGFENLSIDLMFGLPNQTMSQWIETLEIAFSLNLAHYSAYSLKVEPNTRYHVLYERGELPLPPEDEEVNMYITLIERMNHCGYHQYEISNFAKPGFECKHNLTYWQNEEYYGIGAGAHGYMNGQRHVNVGPVSEYIHQVNRDVLPRIETFSVSKREAMEETMFMGLRMLKGVSSEDFRKKHDIEMEKVFDRQIKKLITEGLLEKNEERVWLTKKGVLFGNEVFAHFIEKS; encoded by the coding sequence ATGGTCCATTCTGTCTATATTCATATTCCCTTTTGCACGAACAAATGCTTTTACTGTGATTTTAATTCCTATGTAACCAGGGATGAGAAACTGGTATGGGATTATTTGTACGCCTTGAGAAAAGAAATGAACATCACCGTGAATCAGTCCCCCCCTTCCGAGATCAAAACCATTTTTGTCGGCGGAGGCACCCCTTCGATTTTAAATCCGGAACAAATGGAGTTCTTTTTGCTATCTGTCCAGGAGTTCTTTCCCCGTGTACAATCGGCTGAATATACCATAGAGGCGAATCCAGGAACTTTGACAAAAGAGAAGCTGACAGTGATGAAAAAAGGAGGGGTCAACCGTCTTAGCCTGGGTGTTCAATCTTTTCAAAATGTCCTGCTTAAAGAATTGGGCCGAATTCATGACCGGGATCAGGTATTTGAATCCATTCGGCTGGCCCGACAACTGGGCTTTGAAAATTTATCCATAGATCTGATGTTTGGATTACCCAATCAGACAATGTCCCAGTGGATAGAAACATTGGAAATTGCTTTCTCATTAAATTTAGCCCACTATTCGGCCTACAGTTTAAAGGTAGAGCCAAATACCCGCTACCATGTGCTGTATGAACGGGGAGAACTTCCCCTACCTCCAGAGGATGAGGAAGTCAATATGTATATCACCCTTATAGAAAGAATGAACCATTGTGGATATCATCAATATGAAATCAGCAATTTTGCAAAACCGGGGTTTGAATGCAAGCATAACCTCACATACTGGCAAAATGAAGAATATTATGGCATTGGTGCGGGCGCCCATGGTTATATGAATGGACAAAGACATGTGAATGTCGGTCCGGTTTCTGAATATATCCATCAAGTGAACAGGGATGTGCTTCCCAGGATTGAAACCTTTTCAGTCTCTAAACGGGAAGCGATGGAAGAGACCATGTTTATGGGACTTCGAATGTTAAAAGGGGTTTCATCTGAAGATTTCAGGAAGAAGCATGATATTGAAATGGAAAAAGTTTTTGACCGTCAGATAAAAAAACTAATAACTGAAGGGTTATTGGAGAAAAATGAAGAAAGGGTTTGGTTAACAAAAAAAGGTGTGCTGTTTGGCAATGAAGTCTTTGCACATTTCATAGAGAAAAGTTGA
- the hrcA gene encoding heat-inducible transcriptional repressor HrcA, whose product MLTERQMRILQAIINNYIHSAEPVGSRTLFKQGDIGYSSATIRNEMADLEELGFLEQPHISSGRIPSEKGYRFYVDHLIEPHLLTREDLINIKKTFAEKYMKFEELIQQTTNVLSQLTNYTAILLGTEVFETKLKHLQFVPLSAKRAVAIMVTDNGRVEHKVVTIPDGISVYDMEKVVNILNHKLAEVPIFQLKQRLYSEVSEELRKHVQKTEKVLLLLEQTLTSSHEDKVYIGGTTNILSQPEFRDVDKVKSILELLQKNQLVSQLLPPPTEEEGIQIRIGHENGIEEVNHCTLISASYYVDGQPMGTIGILGPTRMEYSKVIAILEHISKDLSIVLKKWQGE is encoded by the coding sequence ATGTTAACTGAACGACAGATGCGCATATTACAAGCCATTATAAACAACTATATTCATTCGGCGGAACCAGTTGGTTCAAGAACTCTCTTCAAACAAGGAGATATAGGTTACAGTTCTGCGACCATTCGAAATGAAATGGCAGATTTGGAGGAATTGGGATTCTTGGAGCAACCCCATATCTCTTCCGGAAGAATTCCGTCGGAGAAGGGATATCGTTTTTATGTTGACCATCTCATAGAGCCTCATCTTTTGACTAGAGAAGATTTGATCAATATTAAAAAGACGTTTGCTGAGAAGTACATGAAGTTTGAAGAGCTGATTCAGCAAACCACCAATGTACTTTCCCAATTGACCAATTATACTGCTATTCTTCTTGGTACGGAAGTTTTTGAAACAAAATTGAAGCATCTCCAATTCGTTCCCTTATCGGCAAAAAGAGCGGTGGCCATTATGGTAACCGATAACGGTCGGGTAGAGCATAAAGTAGTTACCATTCCGGATGGGATTTCCGTCTATGATATGGAGAAAGTTGTAAATATCTTAAATCATAAACTTGCGGAGGTTCCGATTTTTCAGTTAAAGCAGCGTTTGTATTCGGAAGTGTCAGAGGAACTGAGAAAACATGTGCAAAAGACGGAAAAAGTACTGCTATTATTGGAGCAAACGTTAACTTCTAGCCATGAAGATAAAGTATATATTGGCGGGACAACAAACATCTTGTCTCAGCCTGAATTTAGAGATGTGGATAAGGTGAAATCCATATTGGAGCTTTTGCAAAAAAATCAGTTGGTCAGCCAATTGCTTCCTCCTCCCACTGAAGAGGAGGGGATTCAAATTCGAATTGGACATGAAAATGGGATCGAGGAAGTTAATCACTGTACCTTAATCTCAGCATCCTATTATGTGGATGGTCAACCTATGGGAACTATTGGCATTTTGGGACCAACCCGCATGGAATACAGCAAGGTGATTGCGATTCTTGAGCACATCTCAAAGGATTTATCCATTGTGCTGAAGAAATGGCAAGGAGAATAG
- the grpE gene encoding nucleotide exchange factor GrpE, with amino-acid sequence MTDQEKSQIKKQNENQGVATEKRKTEEEKITEEKEIADENEDRNQIEEEMEIENTASESDKENQEILELKAKVEENYQRFLRVQADFDNFRRRYRLEKEDLLKYGSIRFLEQFLPVMDNFERAVDASKETNNIESMIQGLEMVYRQLNQVLEQEGVTVINEVGVPFDPSIHQAVMQVESADYPSGSVVAVLQKGYKLKDKIIRPAMVQVNS; translated from the coding sequence ATGACTGATCAGGAGAAAAGTCAGATAAAAAAGCAAAATGAGAATCAAGGAGTAGCAACCGAAAAAAGGAAAACAGAAGAAGAAAAAATAACAGAAGAAAAAGAAATAGCAGATGAAAATGAAGACAGGAATCAGATTGAAGAAGAAATGGAAATCGAGAACACGGCTTCTGAGTCCGATAAAGAGAATCAAGAAATTCTGGAACTAAAAGCTAAAGTGGAAGAAAATTATCAGCGTTTTTTAAGGGTTCAGGCCGATTTTGATAATTTTCGCAGAAGGTACCGCCTAGAGAAAGAAGACCTGTTGAAATATGGTTCTATTCGTTTTCTTGAACAATTTCTGCCGGTTATGGATAATTTTGAAAGGGCCGTTGATGCCAGCAAGGAAACCAATAATATTGAATCGATGATTCAAGGGCTTGAAATGGTCTACCGTCAGTTAAATCAAGTCTTGGAGCAAGAAGGTGTAACGGTGATTAATGAGGTGGGTGTCCCATTTGATCCATCGATTCATCAAGCCGTGATGCAGGTGGAGTCAGCGGATTATCCATCCGGTTCAGTGGTTGCAGTCTTGCAAAAAGGCTATAAATTAAAAGATAAAATAATCAGACCAGCGATGGTTCAGGTAAATTCATAG